Proteins found in one Poseidonibacter antarcticus genomic segment:
- the mnmA gene encoding tRNA 2-thiouridine(34) synthase MnmA, translating into MKTKVMVGMSGGIDSSVTAYMLQKEGYEVEGVYLKLHNRDDGYHERNLGYIKDVAEFLNIKYHLLDLSDKFTAEIYDYFVESYLEGTTPNPCVKCNKQIKFGAMLDFAKEHGSSFLATGHYAKTDGEFFYEADDKTKDQSYFLSQVDKKALPFMMFPLSTYKKEDIVKFGATLSNVYKRITEKNESQEICFVETVYTDVISRHANIDMPGDVLDEKGNVIGEHKGYMHYTIGKRKGFTVKGAHEPHFVKELNPKTNTIVVGKKEVLEVNKVVTSGLNMFIDDKEFTATVKLRYRSNSTPCDVKIENEKAYITLKEPAFGVASGQLAVFYDDQKVIGSAWIESTK; encoded by the coding sequence ATGAAAACAAAAGTAATGGTAGGTATGAGTGGAGGAATTGACTCTTCAGTTACTGCTTATATGCTACAAAAAGAAGGTTACGAAGTTGAAGGTGTTTATTTAAAACTTCATAATAGAGACGATGGATATCACGAAAGAAACCTTGGATATATAAAAGATGTAGCTGAATTTCTAAATATAAAATATCATCTATTAGATTTAAGCGATAAATTCACAGCAGAAATTTATGACTACTTTGTAGAATCATACTTAGAAGGTACAACTCCAAACCCATGTGTTAAATGTAATAAACAAATAAAATTTGGTGCTATGCTTGATTTTGCTAAAGAACATGGGTCTTCATTTTTAGCAACGGGACACTATGCAAAAACTGATGGTGAGTTTTTTTATGAAGCTGATGATAAAACTAAAGATCAAAGTTATTTCTTATCACAAGTTGATAAAAAAGCACTTCCTTTTATGATGTTTCCTTTAAGTACTTATAAAAAAGAAGATATTGTTAAATTTGGAGCAACATTATCAAACGTCTACAAAAGAATTACAGAAAAAAATGAATCACAAGAAATTTGTTTTGTAGAAACGGTTTATACAGATGTAATTTCTAGACATGCAAATATTGATATGCCTGGTGATGTTTTAGATGAAAAAGGAAATGTCATAGGTGAGCATAAAGGTTATATGCACTATACAATTGGAAAAAGAAAAGGCTTTACTGTAAAAGGTGCTCATGAGCCACACTTTGTAAAAGAACTAAATCCTAAAACAAATACTATTGTTGTTGGTAAAAAAGAAGTTTTAGAAGTAAATAAAGTTGTAACAAGTGGACTTAATATGTTTATTGATGATAAAGAGTTTACAGCAACTGTAAAACTAAGATATAGATCAAATTCAACTCCTTGTGATGTTAAAATAGAAAATGAAAAAGCTTATATTACATTAAAAGAGCCAGCTTTTGGTGTTGCTTCTGGACAACTAGCAGTTTTTTATGATGATCAAAAAGTAATAGGAAGTGCTTGGATTGAAAGTACTAAATAA
- the pta gene encoding phosphate acetyltransferase, whose protein sequence is MGLIESIKEKAKVQLRTIVLPEPEDERVLKATQQVLEEKTAKVILIGNEETIKADAIKCGANIDGATIIDPKKFDNIDTYINELVELRKKKGLTKEEATEIMTTEPRFFGCMMVRLGEADGLVAGSNSPTADVLKAAIHVIKTAPGINTVSSAFIMETADGKFGDNGLILFADCAVIPEPNAEQLADIACATAATAASVVGLEPRVAMLSFSTKGSANHPLVDKVQYAVDILEDRHVNFSFDGEMQADAAIVEAIGAKKAPGSEVAGKANVLVFPDLQSGNIGYKLVQRFAGAAAHGPVVQGLAKPVNDLSRGCSIEDIANLVAITATQIK, encoded by the coding sequence ATGGGTTTAATTGAAAGTATTAAAGAGAAAGCAAAGGTACAACTTAGAACGATAGTTCTTCCAGAACCAGAAGACGAAAGAGTACTAAAAGCTACACAACAAGTTTTAGAAGAAAAAACTGCTAAAGTTATTTTGATTGGAAATGAAGAAACAATTAAAGCAGATGCAATTAAATGTGGTGCAAACATTGATGGTGCAACAATTATTGATCCTAAAAAATTTGATAATATTGACACATATATTAATGAATTAGTTGAACTTAGAAAGAAAAAAGGTTTAACAAAAGAAGAAGCTACAGAAATAATGACTACTGAACCTAGATTCTTTGGTTGTATGATGGTAAGACTTGGTGAAGCTGATGGCTTAGTTGCAGGTTCAAATTCTCCAACTGCTGATGTTTTAAAAGCTGCTATTCATGTAATTAAAACTGCACCTGGTATTAATACTGTATCATCTGCGTTTATTATGGAAACTGCTGATGGTAAATTTGGAGATAATGGATTAATTCTTTTTGCAGATTGTGCAGTAATTCCTGAACCAAATGCTGAACAATTAGCTGATATTGCTTGTGCAACTGCAGCAACTGCTGCTAGTGTAGTTGGACTTGAACCTAGAGTTGCTATGTTATCATTTTCAACAAAAGGAAGTGCAAATCATCCTCTAGTTGATAAAGTACAATATGCAGTTGATATTTTAGAAGATAGACATGTAAACTTCTCTTTTGATGGGGAAATGCAAGCAGATGCAGCAATAGTTGAAGCAATTGGAGCAAAAAAAGCACCAGGATCTGAAGTTGCTGGAAAAGCTAATGTTTTAGTTTTCCCTGATTTACAATCTGGAAATATTGGATATAAATTAGTTCAAAGATTTGCAGGTGCTGCAGCCCATGGACCAGTTGTTCAAGGTTTAGCAAAACCAGTAAATGACCTTTCTCGTGGTTGTTCAATTGAAGATATCGCAAACTTAGTAGCTATTACAGCAACACAAATTAAATAA
- the mnmA gene encoding tRNA 2-thiouridine(34) synthase MnmA: MNKKKVVVGMSGGVDSSVTALLLKEQGYEVIGLFMRNWEYGIEGSQCPNRIEFEDAKKVGKILGIEVKGIDFVEEYRTKVFDVFLEGLKKGLTPNPDILCNREIKFTVFLNEAKKMGADMIATGHYAKIAKYDDHYVLDTPKDDTKDQTYFLHALSSEQLSQSLFPLADLTKKEVREIATKYKLHVSDKKDSTGICFIGKQKFDEFITQHLKAIPGNFIDETGKVIGRHKGLICYTLGQRKGIGIGGIKETESANHIHEPWYVAKKDLENNTITIVQDTIHPLLMNQNVQATHMHWVLEKPAKVGDKLMAQVRYRQQKQACTVVEANDDKVLVKFDKPQRAVTLGQSLVLYDGKYCLGGGFISDYN, encoded by the coding sequence ATGAACAAAAAAAAAGTTGTTGTAGGAATGTCTGGTGGTGTTGATTCTTCAGTTACTGCTTTACTGCTAAAAGAACAAGGATATGAAGTAATAGGCTTATTTATGCGTAATTGGGAATATGGAATAGAAGGTAGCCAGTGCCCAAATCGCATAGAGTTTGAAGATGCAAAAAAAGTTGGTAAAATATTAGGAATTGAAGTAAAAGGTATAGACTTTGTCGAAGAATACAGAACTAAAGTTTTTGATGTATTTTTAGAAGGTTTAAAAAAAGGGCTTACACCTAATCCTGATATACTTTGTAATCGTGAGATTAAATTCACTGTATTTTTAAATGAAGCAAAAAAAATGGGTGCAGATATGATTGCAACAGGACATTATGCAAAAATAGCTAAATACGATGACCATTATGTACTAGATACTCCTAAAGATGATACAAAAGATCAAACTTATTTTTTACACGCATTATCAAGTGAACAATTATCGCAATCTTTATTTCCACTTGCTGATCTAACTAAAAAAGAAGTTAGAGAAATAGCTACTAAATACAAACTACACGTAAGTGATAAAAAAGATAGTACAGGAATATGTTTTATTGGTAAACAAAAATTTGATGAATTCATAACACAACATTTAAAAGCTATTCCTGGTAATTTTATAGATGAAACAGGAAAAGTAATAGGAAGACATAAAGGCCTAATTTGTTACACGCTAGGTCAAAGAAAAGGTATTGGTATTGGTGGTATTAAAGAGACTGAATCTGCTAATCATATTCATGAGCCATGGTATGTAGCCAAAAAAGATTTAGAAAATAATACTATAACAATTGTACAAGATACAATTCACCCCTTACTTATGAACCAAAATGTACAAGCTACTCATATGCATTGGGTATTAGAAAAACCTGCAAAAGTTGGTGATAAATTAATGGCACAAGTTCGTTATCGTCAACAAAAACAAGCTTGTACAGTAGTAGAAGCTAATGATGATAAAGTATTAGTTAAATTTGATAAGCCTCAAAGAGCTGTAACTTTAGGACAAAGTCTTGTTTTATATGATGGTAAATATTGTCTAGGTGGCGGATTTATAAGTGACTACAACTAA
- the folK gene encoding 2-amino-4-hydroxy-6-hydroxymethyldihydropteridine diphosphokinase — protein MKKKLTNKLTLFHTPNFPKIFKKSSNKKYTVTIGIGGNIGNMKRTFDKLLLCLKQDSRFTILSTSPLLKNPPFGFLEQNDFLNGIIAIKSNLCPNDFLKAMQRYENKFGRKRSFQDAPRTLDIDIIFFDNKKINTKKLIIPHKDWANRESVIIPLKYI, from the coding sequence TTGAAAAAAAAATTAACTAATAAATTAACACTTTTCCATACTCCTAATTTTCCAAAAATATTTAAAAAGTCCTCAAACAAAAAATATACTGTAACAATTGGTATTGGGGGAAATATTGGGAATATGAAAAGAACATTTGATAAATTACTCTTATGTTTAAAACAAGATTCAAGATTTACTATACTTTCAACTTCACCACTTTTAAAAAATCCTCCCTTTGGGTTTTTAGAACAAAATGATTTTTTAAATGGTATAATCGCGATTAAATCTAATCTTTGTCCTAATGACTTTTTAAAAGCAATGCAAAGATATGAAAATAAATTCGGAAGAAAGCGATCCTTTCAAGATGCGCCTAGAACCTTGGATATAGATATAATATTTTTTGATAATAAAAAAATTAATACAAAAAAATTAATTATCCCTCATAAAGATTGGGCAAATAGAGAGTCAGTGATTATTCCTTTAAAATACATATAA
- the sppA gene encoding signal peptide peptidase SppA, translating to MFDFLKKLFSPIIVILDFITKYFKTIVFLTIMYFLVYSPSDKLNGNGTFEVANLQKIELFGPILDVSNTMLEIKKAKDDENIKGVLLVVNSPGGAVAPSVELAYAIKELKAIKPVVVYASGVIASGSYYASIWSNKIIANPGSMVGSIGVIMQGLNAEELMEKIGISTQTVKAGKYKESGTPTRKWFDYEKEQLQSVIDDTYNMFITDVANARKLDVKNYTQFADAKIFTASQAKKVGLIDEVGTISIAEKSLAKLSNIDDTIWKKEDKFNKFINKFISETASKVSMSFMSGLKAY from the coding sequence TTGTTTGATTTTTTAAAGAAGTTATTTTCACCAATAATTGTTATATTAGATTTTATAACTAAATATTTTAAGACAATAGTATTTTTAACTATTATGTATTTCCTTGTTTATTCACCTAGTGATAAATTAAATGGAAATGGTACATTTGAAGTTGCTAACTTACAAAAGATAGAGCTTTTTGGTCCAATTTTGGATGTTAGTAATACGATGTTAGAAATAAAAAAAGCAAAAGATGATGAGAATATAAAAGGTGTTTTACTTGTAGTAAATTCTCCTGGAGGTGCTGTTGCTCCTTCTGTTGAATTAGCATATGCTATTAAAGAGCTTAAAGCTATTAAGCCTGTAGTTGTTTATGCAAGTGGAGTAATTGCTAGTGGTTCATATTATGCTTCTATTTGGAGTAATAAGATTATTGCAAATCCAGGATCTATGGTTGGTTCAATTGGTGTTATTATGCAAGGTCTTAATGCAGAAGAGTTAATGGAAAAAATTGGTATTTCTACACAAACTGTAAAAGCAGGAAAATATAAAGAATCAGGGACACCAACACGAAAATGGTTTGATTATGAAAAAGAACAATTACAAAGTGTTATAGATGATACATATAATATGTTTATCACTGATGTTGCTAATGCAAGAAAACTTGATGTGAAAAATTATACACAATTCGCTGATGCAAAAATATTTACAGCTTCACAAGCTAAGAAAGTTGGTTTAATTGATGAAGTAGGTACTATCTCAATAGCTGAAAAAAGTTTAGCAAAACTTTCTAACATTGACGATACAATTTGGAAAAAAGAAGATAAGTTTAATAAATTTATTAATAAATTTATTAGTGAAACTGCTTCAAAAGTTTCTATGAGTTTTATGAGTGGGTTGAAGGCGTATTAA
- the mqnF gene encoding aminofutalosine deaminase family hydrolase — translation MNILSAKWVLTCDENFSIIENGAIVFSDEIIDIDTIENIQKKYPNEEVLEPEENSVLMPGLINSHVHLEFSANSTTLKYGNFMAWLNSVIKNRDTLIEKATQKLISTKLDRMKKTGTTTIGAISSYSFDMEACVKSPINTVFFCEVIGSKADMADTLFADFKSRLSGAKQNTSKSFIPAVAIHSPYSVHPFLVRESIALAKLENLAVSSHFLESPEEFEWLHKNEGLFIDFFKNFLGQSTAVTKPMEFLNQFSNVKNLSFTHCVEASDNDLEKIKSLNAVINHCPTSNRVLNNSKLDLSRLKDIKFSIGTDGLSSNNSLSMFDELRTALMIHSNENVIEFSKTLLKAATLNGAIALGLNKGSLEKQKDADIISFKMNDKIEDKEDIAMQIILHTKSVNKTIIGGKVV, via the coding sequence ATGAATATATTAAGTGCTAAGTGGGTTCTTACCTGCGATGAAAATTTTAGCATCATTGAAAATGGTGCTATTGTTTTTTCTGATGAAATAATTGATATTGATACAATCGAAAATATCCAAAAAAAATATCCCAATGAAGAAGTTTTAGAGCCTGAAGAGAATTCTGTTTTAATGCCTGGGCTTATAAATTCACATGTTCATTTAGAATTTTCTGCCAATTCAACTACTTTAAAATATGGTAATTTTATGGCATGGTTAAACTCTGTTATAAAAAATAGAGATACCTTAATAGAAAAAGCTACACAAAAACTTATCTCTACAAAACTTGATAGAATGAAAAAAACTGGAACTACAACAATTGGTGCAATTTCTTCATACTCTTTTGATATGGAAGCTTGTGTAAAATCACCTATTAATACTGTATTTTTTTGTGAAGTAATTGGAAGTAAAGCTGATATGGCTGATACACTTTTTGCAGATTTTAAAAGTAGACTAAGTGGAGCAAAACAAAATACTTCAAAAAGCTTTATTCCAGCAGTTGCTATTCATTCGCCTTATTCTGTGCATCCTTTTTTAGTAAGAGAAAGTATAGCTTTAGCAAAACTTGAGAATCTTGCAGTTTCAAGTCATTTTTTAGAATCACCAGAAGAGTTTGAGTGGTTACATAAAAATGAAGGCTTATTTATAGATTTTTTTAAAAACTTTTTAGGACAAAGTACAGCAGTTACAAAACCTATGGAATTTTTAAATCAGTTTTCAAATGTTAAAAATCTATCTTTTACACATTGTGTTGAAGCTAGTGATAATGACCTTGAAAAGATTAAATCTTTAAATGCTGTAATTAATCATTGTCCTACATCAAATAGGGTATTAAATAATTCTAAATTAGATTTATCAAGATTAAAAGATATTAAGTTTTCAATAGGAACTGATGGTTTAAGTTCAAATAATTCCTTATCTATGTTTGATGAGTTACGAACTGCTTTAATGATTCATTCAAATGAAAATGTAATTGAATTTTCTAAAACACTTTTAAAAGCAGCTACATTAAATGGTGCTATTGCTTTAGGATTGAATAAAGGAAGTTTAGAAAAACAAAAAGATGCAGATATTATATCTTTTAAAATGAATGATAAAATAGAAGATAAAGAAGATATTGCAATGCAAATTATTTTACATACAAAATCTGTAAATAAAACTATAATAGGAGGTAAAGTTGTTTGA
- a CDS encoding acetate/propionate family kinase, whose translation MLVFILNAGSSSLKYQLMNPIIKKVFASGLCERIGIDGVLKHEYNDGKKLTLEVSMPTHKEAIEAVLSTLTTGEGKVIDSINDIDAIGHRAVHGGEEFSGSVLVTDRVIETMKRLIPLAPLHNPANILGMEICQELMPGKPNVAVFDTAFHQTMPDYAYMYALPYDQYTKHGIRKYGFHGTSHYFVSNEARQMLDKKYNTRIVVCHLGNGSSVSAVLDGKCIDTSMGLTPVQGLMMGTRSGDVGAGALQYMMTQEKISIDDALNIMNKESGILGISGKSSDLREVLEGMQNGDDRCRLAVEMVAYNIKKYVGGYVAALDGIDALCFTGGIGENSALIREIVCSGLDGMGLNLDPTKNNKRRHDARDIATNSSTSRIFVIPTNEEYVIANDTFKVVSEIR comes from the coding sequence ATGTTAGTATTTATCTTAAATGCAGGAAGTTCATCTTTAAAGTATCAATTAATGAATCCAATCATTAAAAAAGTTTTTGCTTCTGGATTATGTGAAAGAATTGGTATTGATGGTGTATTAAAACATGAATATAATGATGGTAAAAAGTTAACATTAGAAGTTTCTATGCCAACACATAAAGAAGCTATTGAAGCTGTTTTATCTACATTAACTACAGGTGAAGGTAAAGTTATTGACTCTATTAATGATATAGATGCTATTGGACATAGAGCTGTTCATGGGGGAGAAGAATTTTCAGGTTCAGTTCTTGTAACAGATAGAGTAATTGAAACAATGAAAAGATTAATTCCTCTAGCACCTTTACATAATCCTGCAAATATTCTAGGAATGGAAATTTGTCAAGAATTAATGCCAGGTAAACCTAATGTTGCTGTATTTGATACTGCATTCCACCAAACTATGCCTGATTATGCTTATATGTATGCACTACCATATGACCAGTATACAAAACATGGTATTAGAAAATATGGTTTCCATGGAACATCTCATTACTTTGTTTCAAATGAAGCTAGACAAATGTTAGATAAAAAATATAATACTAGAATCGTTGTTTGTCACTTAGGAAATGGTTCTTCTGTTTCTGCTGTATTAGATGGTAAATGTATTGATACATCTATGGGTCTTACTCCTGTTCAAGGTTTAATGATGGGTACTAGATCTGGTGATGTTGGAGCTGGAGCTTTACAATATATGATGACTCAAGAAAAAATATCTATTGATGATGCATTAAATATTATGAATAAAGAATCTGGTATCTTAGGAATTTCAGGAAAATCATCTGATTTAAGAGAAGTTTTAGAGGGTATGCAAAATGGTGATGATAGATGTAGATTAGCTGTTGAAATGGTTGCATATAATATCAAAAAATATGTTGGTGGTTATGTAGCTGCTCTTGACGGTATTGATGCTTTATGTTTCACAGGTGGAATTGGAGAAAATTCTGCATTAATTAGAGAAATCGTTTGTTCTGGACTTGATGGTATGGGATTAAATTTAGACCCAACAAAAAATAATAAAAGAAGACATGATGCAAGAGATATTGCTACAAATAGTTCTACTTCAAGAATTTTTGTTATTCCAACAAATGAAGAATATGTAATTGCAAACGACACATTTAAAGTTGTTAGTGAAATTAGATAA
- a CDS encoding TIGR04211 family SH3 domain-containing protein encodes MPKVIFLLLALLCLLSNASAATRYVSDNLYTYIHSGPGTKYKIIGSVNAGEHINVIKKNADSDFTLIKDSKGRSGWINSKYISNTIGLKERLPKLEAELAKLNLQLSQASDKANNDKASLEKNLKARNNQVLNLQNTTAALKEQLQEVQALNRDLNAKLDTKKNDLLMRWFTYGGMVAGAGLLLGLLLPILIPNRRTKKRW; translated from the coding sequence ATGCCTAAGGTAATTTTTCTATTATTAGCTCTTCTATGCTTACTTTCAAATGCTAGTGCAGCAACTCGTTATGTCTCAGACAATTTATATACTTATATTCATTCAGGCCCTGGTACTAAATATAAAATCATTGGTAGTGTTAATGCAGGTGAGCATATTAACGTAATTAAAAAAAATGCAGATTCTGATTTTACTTTAATAAAAGATTCAAAAGGTAGAAGTGGATGGATTAATTCAAAATATATTTCTAATACTATAGGTCTAAAAGAACGTCTACCAAAACTTGAAGCTGAACTAGCAAAATTAAACTTACAATTAAGTCAAGCTAGTGATAAAGCTAATAATGATAAAGCAAGTTTAGAAAAGAATTTAAAGGCTCGTAATAATCAAGTTCTTAACTTGCAAAATACAACTGCAGCATTAAAAGAACAATTACAGGAAGTTCAGGCCTTAAATCGTGATTTAAATGCAAAACTAGACACTAAAAAAAATGATCTATTGATGCGTTGGTTTACTTATGGTGGAATGGTAGCTGGAGCAGGTCTTCTTTTAGGATTATTACTACCTATATTAATTCCAAATCGTCGTACTAAAAAACGTTGGTAA
- the fumC gene encoding class II fumarate hydratase, which produces MKYRIEKDTMGEVKVPNDKYWAAQTQRSLENFPIGDEKMPKEIIKAFAYLKKACAIVNNKLIKLDDKKCEVISKACEEIIEGKFDNNFPLVVWQTGSGTQSNMNVNEVVANRASELLGYDFRTEKIVHPNDDVNKGQSSNDTYPTAMRIAFLLELQNNLIPAINILKTTFEKKVKQFENIVKIGRTHLQDATPLTLGQEISAYVEMLEKALSQVDDSIKYIKELAIGGTAVGTGLNSHPDFSPMVCEVLNEITNTKYEFKSHPNKFHALTSHDGEVFLSGALNALASNLMKIANDIRWLSSGPRCAIAELSIPQNEPGSSIMPGKVNPTQSEAMTMVAVQVMGNHSSISIAASQGNFELNVFKPVIAYNLLQSIRLLSDTMKTFNNNCAIGIEANIKNIEKYLNNSLMLVTVLNPYIGYEKAALIAKTAYKNNTSLEEEAVALNILTKEEFEKYVKPKEMTKARE; this is translated from the coding sequence ATGAAATATAGAATTGAAAAAGATACGATGGGTGAGGTTAAAGTTCCTAATGATAAATATTGGGCAGCACAAACACAAAGAAGTTTAGAAAACTTTCCTATTGGTGATGAAAAAATGCCAAAAGAAATTATAAAAGCTTTTGCATATTTAAAAAAAGCTTGTGCTATTGTAAATAATAAACTAATAAAATTAGATGATAAAAAATGTGAAGTTATTTCAAAAGCTTGTGAAGAAATTATTGAAGGTAAATTTGATAATAATTTTCCACTTGTCGTATGGCAAACGGGTTCAGGTACGCAATCAAATATGAATGTAAATGAAGTTGTTGCAAATAGAGCAAGTGAACTTCTAGGATATGACTTTAGAACTGAAAAAATCGTACATCCTAATGATGATGTAAATAAAGGTCAAAGCTCAAATGATACCTACCCTACTGCAATGAGAATAGCTTTTCTCTTAGAACTACAAAATAATTTAATTCCTGCTATAAATATATTAAAAACTACATTTGAAAAAAAAGTAAAACAGTTTGAAAATATTGTAAAGATTGGAAGAACACATTTACAAGATGCAACTCCGTTAACCTTAGGTCAAGAAATAAGTGCTTATGTTGAAATGTTAGAAAAAGCCTTATCTCAAGTTGATGATTCAATAAAATACATTAAAGAACTTGCAATTGGAGGAACGGCTGTTGGAACAGGATTAAATTCTCATCCTGATTTTTCACCTATGGTTTGTGAAGTTTTAAATGAAATTACCAATACAAAATATGAGTTTAAATCTCATCCAAATAAGTTTCATGCATTAACATCTCATGATGGTGAAGTATTTTTAAGTGGAGCATTAAATGCATTAGCTTCAAATTTAATGAAAATAGCAAATGATATTAGATGGTTATCAAGTGGACCTAGATGTGCAATTGCCGAACTTAGTATTCCACAAAATGAACCTGGTTCTTCTATTATGCCTGGAAAAGTAAATCCTACACAAAGTGAAGCTATGACAATGGTTGCTGTTCAAGTTATGGGAAATCATTCATCAATATCAATAGCTGCTAGTCAAGGAAACTTTGAACTAAATGTATTTAAACCTGTAATTGCTTATAACCTACTTCAATCTATTAGACTATTAAGTGATACAATGAAAACATTCAACAATAATTGTGCAATAGGAATAGAAGCAAATATAAAAAATATAGAAAAATATTTAAATAATTCTTTAATGTTAGTAACTGTTTTAAATCCCTATATAGGTTATGAAAAAGCAGCATTAATAGCAAAAACAGCATATAAAAATAATACAAGTCTTGAAGAAGAAGCAGTTGCTTTAAATATTTTAACAAAAGAAGAATTCGAAAAATATGTTAAACCAAAGGAGATGACAAAAGCTAGAGAATAA
- the aroQ gene encoding type II 3-dehydroquinate dehydratase, whose protein sequence is MKIAVIQGPNLNMLGIREQHIYGPMNLEQIHDQLKNAAAQNGVEVEFFQSNLEGELVDRIQECLGTVDGIMINPAAYSHTSIAIKDALKAVELPTVEVHISNIYKREEFRQKSLTAGSSTGVISGFGPFGYHMGLIALMQIISEIKAVEESQQEVTE, encoded by the coding sequence ATGAAAATAGCGGTAATTCAAGGACCAAACTTAAATATGTTAGGTATTAGAGAACAACACATTTACGGTCCAATGAACTTAGAACAAATTCACGATCAATTAAAAAATGCAGCAGCTCAAAATGGGGTTGAAGTAGAATTTTTCCAATCAAATTTAGAGGGTGAATTAGTTGATAGAATTCAAGAATGTTTAGGAACAGTTGATGGAATTATGATTAATCCAGCGGCATATTCTCACACATCTATTGCTATTAAAGATGCATTAAAAGCAGTTGAACTTCCAACAGTTGAAGTACATATCTCAAATATTTATAAAAGAGAAGAATTTAGACAAAAATCTCTTACAGCAGGATCTAGTACTGGTGTTATTTCTGGATTTGGACCATTTGGTTACCACATGGGATTAATTGCATTAATGCAAATTATTTCAGAAATTAAAGCTGTTGAAGAATCTCAACAAGAAGTAACTGAATAA
- a CDS encoding M24 family metallopeptidase, with product MKNFILLDENAVYFEASFSCDNVLFISLEGNNYFITDARYTTEAQEFAKNCEVIESSNLIQTAQDILIKNKIKKIMFDPNDFKYSTYIKLTNNIKTTFVPKENFSKQKRIIKTDDEIKLLKKAATLGRDGFKDLAKFIRKNGYKQSEQYLFFKGIEKMSQSGKLDLSFDPIIAINENAAKPHALPTKKRLKLNDLILVDAGVKYKRYCSDRTCVTSANFEKLTFKREQKFKNKKHQKIYDLVYKAQLNAIENARVGMKASQIDALTRSVIEKAGYGNRFIHSTGHGVGLDIHEFPNINSKSDVIIEDNMVFTIEPGIYLPKEFGVRIEDTVVMKNGKAVIL from the coding sequence ATGAAAAATTTTATTTTACTAGATGAAAATGCAGTATATTTTGAAGCTTCTTTTTCTTGTGATAATGTACTTTTTATATCACTTGAAGGAAATAACTATTTTATTACAGATGCTAGATATACAACAGAAGCACAAGAATTTGCTAAAAATTGTGAAGTTATAGAGTCTTCAAACTTAATTCAAACAGCACAAGATATTTTAATAAAAAACAAAATAAAAAAGATTATGTTTGATCCAAATGATTTCAAATACTCTACATATATTAAATTGACAAATAATATCAAAACTACTTTTGTTCCAAAAGAAAACTTTTCAAAACAAAAAAGAATAATAAAAACTGATGATGAAATAAAATTATTAAAAAAAGCTGCCACACTTGGCCGTGATGGCTTTAAAGATTTAGCTAAGTTTATAAGAAAAAATGGATATAAACAAAGCGAACAATATCTATTTTTTAAAGGTATTGAAAAAATGAGTCAAAGTGGAAAACTTGACCTTAGCTTTGATCCAATAATTGCAATAAATGAAAATGCTGCAAAACCTCATGCACTTCCAACAAAGAAAAGATTAAAATTAAATGATTTAATACTAGTTGATGCTGGAGTTAAATATAAAAGATATTGTTCAGATAGAACTTGCGTAACATCTGCAAACTTTGAAAAATTAACTTTTAAAAGAGAACAAAAGTTTAAAAACAAAAAACATCAAAAAATATATGACTTAGTTTATAAAGCACAATTAAATGCAATTGAAAATGCAAGAGTTGGAATGAAAGCTTCGCAAATTGACGCACTAACACGTTCTGTAATTGAAAAAGCAGGATATGGAAATAGATTTATTCACAGTACTGGTCATGGGGTAGGACTTGATATTCATGAATTTCCAAATATCAACTCTAAATCTGATGTAATAATTGAAGATAATATGGTTTTTACAATTGAACCTGGAATCTATTTACCTAAAGAATTTGGTGTAAGAATTGAAGATACGGTTGTCATGAAAAATGGAAAAGCTGTAATACTTTAA